The Streptomyces tendae DNA segment GCTGAAGGTCAAGGAGCCGGTCGCGGAGGAGTACCACCGCCTGCGCAAGGACCAGACCCTCTTCACCTACCTGCACCTGGCCGCGTCCAAGGAGTGCACGGACGCCCTCCTGGAGTCCGGCACCACCGCCATCGCCTACGAGACCGTCGAGCTGCCCAGCCGGGCGCTGCCGCTGCTCGCCCCGATGTCCGAGGTCGCGGGCCGGCTCTCCACCCAGGTCGGCGCCTACCACCTGATGCGCGCCCACGGCGGCCGCGGGGTGCTGCCCGGCGGCGTCCCCGGTGTGCTGGCCGGCCGCGCGGTCGTCATCGGCGCCGGCGTCTCCGGCTGGAACGCCGCGCAGATCGCCATCGGCATGGGCTTCCACGTCACCCTGCTCGACAAGGACATCAACAAGCTCAAGGAGGCCGACAAGGTCTTCGGCACGCGCATCCAGACCGTCGTCTCCAACTCCTTCGAGCTGGAGAAGGCCTGCCTGGAGGCCGACCTCGTGATCGGCGCGGTGCTGGTCCCGGGCGCCAAGGCGCCGAAGCTGGTCACCAACGAGCTGGTCTCCCGGATGAAGGCCGGAAGTGTCCTTGTCGACATCGCGATCGACCAGGGCGGCTGCTTCGAGGACTCCCGCCCGACCACGCACGCCGAGCCGACCTTCAAGGTCCACGAGTCGGTCTTCTACTGCGTCGCCAACATGCCCGGCGCGGTGCCCAACACCTCGACCTACGCGCTCACCAACGCCACGCTGCCGTACATCGTCGAACTCGCCAACCGCGGCTGGGTGGAGGCGCTGCGCCGGGATCCGGCGCTCGCCAAGGGTCTCAACACGCATGACGGCAAGGTCGTTTACCGCGAGGTCGCCGAGGCGCACGGACTGGAGCACGTGGAGCTCGCCTCGCTGCTCGGCTGACCCGTCCGGGACGGTAAGTCGACCAAGTCACGGAGTCGCAAAGGCGATACGTCAACTTCGGACGTCAACGCCTCGCACCAGGCCGGACCTTGCCCGCCAAGGTCCGGCCG contains these protein-coding regions:
- the ald gene encoding alanine dehydrogenase, translated to MIHVKVGIPREVKNNEFRVAITPAGVHELVRHGHQVVIERGAGVGSSIPDGEYIAAGGQILDTADEVWAAADLLLKVKEPVAEEYHRLRKDQTLFTYLHLAASKECTDALLESGTTAIAYETVELPSRALPLLAPMSEVAGRLSTQVGAYHLMRAHGGRGVLPGGVPGVLAGRAVVIGAGVSGWNAAQIAIGMGFHVTLLDKDINKLKEADKVFGTRIQTVVSNSFELEKACLEADLVIGAVLVPGAKAPKLVTNELVSRMKAGSVLVDIAIDQGGCFEDSRPTTHAEPTFKVHESVFYCVANMPGAVPNTSTYALTNATLPYIVELANRGWVEALRRDPALAKGLNTHDGKVVYREVAEAHGLEHVELASLLG